Below is a window of Flavobacterium cyclinae DNA.
TGCTATCGGGAGGGGGAGCAAAATCCTAATCAGAAATGGTTAGGATTTTTTATTTATATAAAATGAGCAACACGGTTTTTATTCTTTTACTCAAAAATTGATAAGGCTATATCGGTTTTTTTATTTTAATCCCTTCTTAACCAACCCGTAACGCTCAAGCGAGGTTTGTGACTTTCTAAAACTTCGTGAACCAATTCATTACTCTTAAAGAAAACGGTTTTTCTATTCGTTGGCGCTATTTTTTGAGTTTCATCGCCATCATAAATACACAATTCGCCACCATCTTCAGGTTGCCAATTTTCGTTCAAATACGTAATCATCGAAAACTGTCGGCTCGAATTATCTTGAAACTGGTCCAAGTGTTTTCTGTAAAAACTTCCTTTGTCAAACAAAGCAAAATGGAATTCATAACCTGTAATTCCGGTATAACAACTTCTATTTAAATACGTAACAAAAGCATCAACTTGATCTAAAAACGCATTTTCATGTTCGTTGTTGTTGGCTCTGTCTAACCAATAAATAGCATCGCTTCTAATTTCGGTATTCTTGGTTAGTTTGGCTGCATTTCCTATTCCTGCTGCTTTAAGTAGATTTTGTTCTTTAAGTTCAAGTAGTCGTTTAACTAAATGCTGCGCCAATTCTTCCGATACAAAATGCTCCACAATTCCTACTTTCGAATCCAAATAACTTGAAATCAAAGTTTCAAAACAATCTTCCATTTTTATTAAAATTGAAATATGTTACAAAGATATTATTTCCTTTCGAATTTAAATTTGATGTTTTAGCCACAAAGGATTTTTCATTGAATCTGTGTTTTCAATTTTAATGCGTAATTTTACATAAATACTTTTGTTATGCAATCACAATTAGAATTTTCAGCCCATACACAACTTTCTTGGAAACAATTATCTATTAAAAATAGAATATCTTTTTTACCACAATTGGCTAAACTACTTTTAGAAAATAAACAAGAATATGCAACTTGTATTGTGACAGAAATGCATAAGCCTATTTCGCAAGCTATTGCTGAGGTTGAAAAATGTTCACTTTTATGCAATTACTATTACGAAAATGCCGAAACCTTTTTAGCAACAAAAAACATAAAAACCGAAGCTTTTGAAAGTTTTGTCACCAATGAACCTTTGGGTGTGATTTTGGGCGTAATGCCTTGGAATTTTCCATTTTGGCAAGTATATCGATTTGCAGTTCCAACAATTATCGCTGGAAATACAGTTGTTGTAAAACATGCGAGTAATGTTCCAAAATCAGCCGAATTAATTCAGGAAATATTTGAACAAGCTGGTTTTCCAAAAGGTTGTTATCAAGATTTACCTATTCCTAGTAGTGAAGTGGCTGCTGTTATCGCAAATCCAATTGTTAAAGCGGTTTCGCTAACCGGAAGTGAGCAAGCTGGAATTGCAGTTACTACTGAAGCAGGCAAACATTTAAAAAAGTGTGTTTTAGAATTGGGTGGAAGCAATGCCTTCATCATTTTAGAAGATGCAAATCTAGAAAAAGCAGTTGCAATAGCTGTTAACGCTAGAATGCAAAATGCTGGACAAAGTTGTATTGCAGCTAAGCGATTTTTAGTACATGAAAATATTGCAACTGATTTTATTTCTCGTTTTACAAAAGCGGTTCAGGAATTAAAAACAGGCGATGCTTTAGATTTAAACACTCAAATCGGTTCGCTTGCGAGAGTTGATTTGGCAGAAGAGTTAGAGCTTCAAGTTCAAAAATCGATTCAAATGGGAGCAAAACTAATTTTAGGCGGAAACAGAAAAGGGGCTTTTTACGAACCTACTATTTTGACTAAAGTAACTGCAGAAATGCCTGTTTTTAATGAAGAAACTTTTGGTCCAGTCGCTGCGATTGTGACTTTTAAAAGTGTTGAAGAAGCAATTAAATTAAGTAATCAATCGGATTTTGGTTTAGGTGTTTCTATTTTTACTCAAGATATTGATTTTATTAAAACCAAGATTTCAGATTTTAATGAAGGGGCAGTTTTCTTCAATGAAATGGTGAAATCAGATCCTAGACTGCCTTTTGGCGGTGTTAAAAAATCTGGTTATGGAAGAGAATTGTCTGAAGATGGTATTAAAGAGTTTGTAAATGTGAAAACGGTTGTAATTAATAAACTTTAATTTTTACCCCATATTTTATGGGGTTAATAATAAAAATACGTATAAATTTTAAAAATTACCCCTATATTTTTTTAAAATATTTATAAATATAATTCTTTTTATTAAATTTACCCTATAAAAAATAGGGGTATGAAAGTAAAAAAAAGATGGTTGGTTTCTTTTGTGATTATTTCGATAGTATCGATAATTAGTTTGTTTTGGGAAAATAAGAACGAATTACAATCACAATTTTCAACGGTTGAAGCTATAAATTTTGCTGATGTTGCTTGGTTGTTAACATCATCATCATTCGTATTATTAATGACGCCAGGATTGTCTTTTTTCTATGGTGGAATGGTGGGAAAGAAAAATGTAATTTCTACAATGTTACAAAGTTTTATATCACTTGGTGTGGTGAGTTTACTATGGGTGGTTGTAGGATTTAGTCTTTCTTTTGGAGATAGTCTAGGTTTTGAAATTGGAGGTAAACATTACGGAATAATTGGAAACCCATTTGATTTTATGTTTTTTGATAATGTAGGTTCGTTGCCTCACAAACAATTAGCAGGAACAATTCCTTTTGTTTTGTTTGCATTATTTCAAATGAAGTTTGCAGTAATTACACCGGCAATTATTACAGGTTCATTTGCAGAACGTGTACGTTTTATAGGTTACTTGTTCTTTATCTGTTTGTTTACTTTATTTATTTATACTCCATTATGTCACATGGTTTGGCATCCTAGCGGATTATTAGGTTCTTATTTTGGAGTTAAAGATTTTGCAGGAGGAACAGTAGTTCACATGAGCGCAGGATTTGCTGCTTTAGCAGGTGTTTTAGTGCTTGGTAAACGTAAAAATAGCGAACATATCCCAACGAATATTCCTTTTGTACTACTTGGAACCGGAATGTTATGGTTTGGTTGGTTTGGTTTTAATGCGGGTTCGGCTTTGGCTGCTAATGGAACTGCAGCAATGGCTTTTGCAACAACTACTGTAGCTTCTGCTTCAGCCATGTTGACTTGGGTGTTTTTCGATAGAATTAATGGTCGTAAAGCTTCTGCTCTGGGAGCTTGTATTGGTGCGGTTGTAGGTTTGGTTGCAATTACTCCAGCTGCTGGATTTGTATCCATTCCAAAAAGTATTTTCTTTGGATTTATTACCGCAATAGTGTCAAATAAAATGTTGTATTGGAACAAACTAAAAGAAATTGATGATACACTTGATGTTTTTGCTTGTCATGGTGTTGGCGGTATTATGGGAATGATTTTAACTGCCATTTTTGCTGAAGGTGAAAATGCTAGTTTATTACATGGAGGTTGGTCGGTTTTTGGACATCACATGATGGCATTGGTGTTGGTTGCTTTCTTTACTTTTTTTGGATCTATTTTATTATACAAAGTGGCAAATTGGTTCATTCCATTGCGAGTTTCAGAAGATTCCGAAAGAATAGGATTAGATTTATCTCAACATAACGAAAAGTTTTAATTTTTTGCCGTATTTTTATATTTAGATAATTAAATCCGATTTATGAAATTATACTATTTGTTACTTTTGGTAGTAACGGCTTGCGCACCAATAAAAAATATGGAAAATCAAAAAAATGAAATAAATAGTATTTTAGATAACTGGCACAAAGCTGCAGCCGAAGCCAATTATGAGAAATATTTTGGTGCTATGTCCGAAGAATCCATTTTCATTGGAACTGATGCTACTGAAAATTGGAATAAAAAAGAGTTTCAAGCATTTGCAAAACCTTACTTTGATAAGGGCAAAGCTTGGAGTTTTACTGCTATCGAACGAAATATTTATTTTAGTTCAGACGGGAAAATAGTTTGGTTTGACGAATTGTTAAATACCCAAATGAAAATATGCAGAGGTTCAGGTATTTTGGTTCAAGAAAAGGGACAATGGAAAATAAAACACTATGTGCTTTCAATGACTATTCCTAATGAGAATGTGGATGAAGTGGTAAAAATAAAAGCGCCTATTGAAGACGCTTTTATAAAAAATAGTAAATAAATTATTTGTTGTAGATATGTTCTTTTAAATTTTTGAACATGTCAACAGTCATATTTTCTAAATCGAAATCGTTTTTCCAACCCCAATCTTCTCTTGCCGAAGTATCGTCAATGCTCGCTGGCCAACTATCGGCAATTTTCTGACGGAAATCAGGTTCGTAGTTTAATTCGAAATTAGGATAGTGTTTTTTGATTTCTTCCCCAATTTGCTTTGGAGTAAAACTCATTGCAGCTAAATTGTAAGACGAACGGATTTTTATTTGTTCTTTTGGAGCCTCCATAATTCCAATAGTGGCTTTTATGGCATCGTCCATATACATCATAGGTAATTCTGAATTTTCAGATAAGAAACTTGTGAATTTACCCTCTGTAATTGCTTTGTGATAGATATCAACTGCATAATCTGTAGTTCCTCCTCCAGGTTCTGTACTCCAACTAATCAAACCTGGATAACGAATACTTCTAACATCTACACCATATTGATTGTGGTAATATTCACACCATCTTTCTCCTGTTTGCTTTGAAATTCCGTAAACAGTTGATGGTTCCATTACAGTATATTGCGGTGTATTTTGTCTAGGTGTTGTAGGTCCAAAAACGGCAATACTTGAAGGCCAAAATATTTTTTTAATTTTTCCTGCTTTGGCTAAATTCAAAACATGGAATAGTGAATTCATATTCAAATCCCACGCAAAAGCCGGATTTTTCTCAGCCGTAGCAGAAAGTAATGCTGCCATTAAATACACATCTGTAATATGGTATTGCTCAATTAAATGTTCTATCTGATTGTAGTCTAACGCATTTATTACTTCAAAAATACCATTATTTACAACATCATTGTTTAGTTTTCTAATATCTGAGGCAATAACATTATTTACACCATAAGTTGCTCTAAGTTTGGCAGTAAGTTCGGTACCAATTTGTCCACAAGCACCAATAATCAAAATTTTTGTTTCCATTGTTAGTATAAAATAGGCAACAAATATACTATTTAGATCCATTTTTTGAATTGATTTTTTGAGATATTTTTATTAAACAATAGCTAATTTTAGATATTTCATAATAATTAAAGCTTATACACATTCATTTTATTCAATTGGTAAAATTAGGCTCGTCAAAATCTAAGATATTCATTTAAATGTAGCTACGTATTGTAAACATTTGTACATTTGTTTTTTAAATAAATAAAATGAAAATTTTTAGATATATTTTTTTGTTGGTATTGTTTGCACTTTTTTCATGTAAAAATGAGAATCAACAGATTGAATCCGAAAAAGTAGCTCAAAAAAACGAAGCTGTTTTTAAGAATATTTCGAAAATGTGGGAATTTAAATTTCCAACACCAAGGCCAGAAGTAGCAGTAACTTTAGATAAATGGAACGAATGGCGTCAGTTTGAAATTGAAATGCTTCAAAAGCCAAAATCTACACTATCTGCTTTTCAAATGAAAACTAAAAATTTATCAAAAAAGGCAGACACTTTAGCTATTACAGTTCCTATTGAGTATAATAAACCTCAAATATTAAGTAGAATAACAACGTTAAATACCAAGTTAAAATCACTTGAAACCTTCATTAATTTACGAGTTATTCCAGAAGAACGAATTGCTAAATTAATTCCTGAGATCAATGATGAGATTGTGGGATTGTATAAACAGTGGGATGAAATTATTATAAAAAAAGCGATACCTAAAGAAATTGGTGAGGATTTAATGCTGCAAGCTTTAGATACAAGTAGAAACGCCAACACTAAAGGGATGAAAAAAATGGTAGAAGAATCCAATAAAATGAAGTAATTTTATTGTTTTATTGCATATGAAAACAAGTTATAAACATAAAATAAAATGGATAATTGCTTTATTGTTTTTACAATTTAGTATTGCTCAATCTACTCTATTTTTAGATGAGGCTTCTAATTACAGTTCTTGGGTAAACGCTAGTAATTTGGGAACCGGATTTTCTAGTTGGGATTTATGGACTCAAAATACAGATGCATCTCATTTTGCTGGACATTTTATAGGAAACTCAACTGCTCAAGGTTTTGGAGATGTCAATACTGCAGGAAGTTCGTTTTCCATGTATGCAAATCCGGTAGGAACATTTGTACAAGCTAATGCACAACGTTTTTTAACTAATACAGGTTCACCAGCAGTAGGAGGACGTCAGTATTTATTACCAGGACAATCTTTTAAAATTGATTTAGCAATTGCCTACAGAAATGGATACAAAGGAATTGATTTAATGGATCAAAATTTTGGATTACTATTTAATTTTAATGTTGGTTCCGATGTGTATTCTACATCTACAATTGCTGATTTAGGTTGGAATTATGACCAAGCATCTGTTTTTATTCTTCAAGTAAATCAAATAGATACTAATTCATATGAAGTTATAATAAATAGAGGTACTGATTTGTATACTTCAGGGGTTAGAGTTGGTCAATTTTCTGGTTTTAAATTATACGTAGGGAATACAGATTCTAATAACGATTTAAATAATTTACATTTTAATAATATTCGAGTTCAAAAATGCGCCATGACAACCACTTGGGATGGTTCTTCATGGGATAAAGGTGAGCCAAACAGTAATAAAAATGTGGTATTTAGTGGAAATTATTCTTCTGTATCAAATATAACGGCTTGTTCAGTTACGGTATTAAATAATGCTAGTGTAACCATCAATTCCAATCACAATTTAATAATAGAGAATAATGTAGAAGTAACTACAGGATCCAATTTAATTTTTGAGAATAATGCTTCATTAATTC
It encodes the following:
- a CDS encoding NAD-dependent succinate-semialdehyde dehydrogenase, with amino-acid sequence MQSQLEFSAHTQLSWKQLSIKNRISFLPQLAKLLLENKQEYATCIVTEMHKPISQAIAEVEKCSLLCNYYYENAETFLATKNIKTEAFESFVTNEPLGVILGVMPWNFPFWQVYRFAVPTIIAGNTVVVKHASNVPKSAELIQEIFEQAGFPKGCYQDLPIPSSEVAAVIANPIVKAVSLTGSEQAGIAVTTEAGKHLKKCVLELGGSNAFIILEDANLEKAVAIAVNARMQNAGQSCIAAKRFLVHENIATDFISRFTKAVQELKTGDALDLNTQIGSLARVDLAEELELQVQKSIQMGAKLILGGNRKGAFYEPTILTKVTAEMPVFNEETFGPVAAIVTFKSVEEAIKLSNQSDFGLGVSIFTQDIDFIKTKISDFNEGAVFFNEMVKSDPRLPFGGVKKSGYGRELSEDGIKEFVNVKTVVINKL
- a CDS encoding ammonium transporter — encoded protein: MKVKKRWLVSFVIISIVSIISLFWENKNELQSQFSTVEAINFADVAWLLTSSSFVLLMTPGLSFFYGGMVGKKNVISTMLQSFISLGVVSLLWVVVGFSLSFGDSLGFEIGGKHYGIIGNPFDFMFFDNVGSLPHKQLAGTIPFVLFALFQMKFAVITPAIITGSFAERVRFIGYLFFICLFTLFIYTPLCHMVWHPSGLLGSYFGVKDFAGGTVVHMSAGFAALAGVLVLGKRKNSEHIPTNIPFVLLGTGMLWFGWFGFNAGSALAANGTAAMAFATTTVASASAMLTWVFFDRINGRKASALGACIGAVVGLVAITPAAGFVSIPKSIFFGFITAIVSNKMLYWNKLKEIDDTLDVFACHGVGGIMGMILTAIFAEGENASLLHGGWSVFGHHMMALVLVAFFTFFGSILLYKVANWFIPLRVSEDSERIGLDLSQHNEKF
- a CDS encoding NAD-dependent epimerase/dehydratase family protein, with the translated sequence METKILIIGACGQIGTELTAKLRATYGVNNVIASDIRKLNNDVVNNGIFEVINALDYNQIEHLIEQYHITDVYLMAALLSATAEKNPAFAWDLNMNSLFHVLNLAKAGKIKKIFWPSSIAVFGPTTPRQNTPQYTVMEPSTVYGISKQTGERWCEYYHNQYGVDVRSIRYPGLISWSTEPGGGTTDYAVDIYHKAITEGKFTSFLSENSELPMMYMDDAIKATIGIMEAPKEQIKIRSSYNLAAMSFTPKQIGEEIKKHYPNFELNYEPDFRQKIADSWPASIDDTSAREDWGWKNDFDLENMTVDMFKNLKEHIYNK
- a CDS encoding nuclear transport factor 2 family protein; translated protein: MKLYYLLLLVVTACAPIKNMENQKNEINSILDNWHKAAAEANYEKYFGAMSEESIFIGTDATENWNKKEFQAFAKPYFDKGKAWSFTAIERNIYFSSDGKIVWFDELLNTQMKICRGSGILVQEKGQWKIKHYVLSMTIPNENVDEVVKIKAPIEDAFIKNSK
- a CDS encoding 2OG-Fe(II) oxygenase, yielding MEDCFETLISSYLDSKVGIVEHFVSEELAQHLVKRLLELKEQNLLKAAGIGNAAKLTKNTEIRSDAIYWLDRANNNEHENAFLDQVDAFVTYLNRSCYTGITGYEFHFALFDKGSFYRKHLDQFQDNSSRQFSMITYLNENWQPEDGGELCIYDGDETQKIAPTNRKTVFFKSNELVHEVLESHKPRLSVTGWLRRD